One genomic segment of Clavelina lepadiformis chromosome 3, kaClaLepa1.1, whole genome shotgun sequence includes these proteins:
- the LOC143449583 gene encoding uncharacterized protein LOC143449583 isoform X1, whose amino-acid sequence MLIKKLGFILLLIYLTDLVAGMMTLPKIPLTLRSLEQPEGIGEKWKGETMDIPPFTWFSAPAISEISKNKFSVLGRAIHLSQVHKLMQDATKGTFPIDQMTSSDDLFELTIRGDVVYVDNDVTFIGLRKIELFARKLISNGKFFIRFSAPKVCDEIDGLSCNFLSKASDGEDGKDGKSGIDSPNVDIYLHKLVGNVDVHVKASDGTAGQDGGDGIRGKDNNEESPPLKEEEACKDEHFNFDCAFWVYKGPENNPGPKGGQGGNGKRGGKSGNGGSVAEVKLFIVNISGEFFLRPIAGKGAHPAEHGHGGKGGNGGRGGCGIVCWCPTYGMYQLRSPPDPCEGRVQGKPGDPGLDGSLLYPTPEWGKDGIKEYASLNKVGKIRKIGVKSWFKDDMDLLRIIQRRGESQFLQNKRKEAHEIFAFLQSVTDEVSEIGQQASFFTNAITQGFDYYGNTENYAPDLDWFFLRDRVVTLLRSGTRFEQTYNEINNKVDQLQRMQNMKRFIVKETESVVELQLKHNKNMLKNRQRLFLNALKLLESRMEISMNEIETSVKNTIEKKSGQLPFRTIIEFIFALAGCASNAYASFQTGDILSMLKTAEYAKKTMEVLIKQQNKCKVPTIEEAFVTLEKRLIFGYEYKDLGPENLDFSKMDVSAVPVIMKSNLGRNKRKLAQELSCLLNGNNDLNILIEDFFADADLRITQIDRLMNINIKLQSIWHQLKALKETQDVVQAELESESSSEALSVKMQFTDLLFSLYQQQEAEIMSALYELSKAYQFVSLWNFDIMGKYVNSFGDRVMTDNLGSLNGIFHLHNIFKTIESERNFFLQAIDSSSGPASHTFNAFWSFNKDTDHVIFKSLNESDQFVMKLELDPNDIEFARCVNCYNGRLIAMYIELRSGESQEKEVPSTVYVRVNHLGDSSFLVPGGDGAENTVVRLQQTPQSVSGGNVMNFDLNKPIESKLDPALKDTFSKPGNKFCENVDKPSDFFGGCACKSPYATYTVVVPKGDHDCSLDPNNWIDGLNCKGLDLAKFDAVHVYARIKSWSSYVSQDHFEYSMRSQPTHQLCAVFKICRLMSFA is encoded by the exons ATGCTGATAAAAAAATTGGGATTTATCTTGTTGCTGATATACCTAACTGATCTTGTTGCTGGTATGATGACACTACCGAAAATACCCTTGACGCTAA GAAGCCTTGAACAACCGGAGGGAATCGGTGAAAAGTGGAAAGGTGAAACAATGGACATTCCACCGTTTACGTGGTTTTCAGCTCCCGCGATATCAGAAAtctccaaaaacaagtttagtGTTTTGGGACGAGCAATTCATTTGAGCCAAGTGCATAAATTGATGCAAGATGCCACGAAAGG CACGTTTCCAATCGATCAAATGACGTCTAGCGATGATTTATTTGAATTGACAATCAGAGGTGACGTTGTTTATGTCGACAATGACGTCACGTTCATAGGTCTGCGGAAGATTGAACTATTCGCGCGAAAATTGATCTCGAAcggaaaatttttcatcaGATTTTCG gcTCCCAAGGTATGCGATGAAATCGATGGTTTGTCTTGTAATTTCTTAAGTAAAGCATCTGATGGAGAAGATGGCAAGGATGGAAAATCTGGCATTGATAGCCCTAATGTGGACATTTACCTTCATAAATTAGTTGGAAATGTCGATGTTCATGTCAAG GCATCTGATGGAACTGCAGGGCAAGATGGAGGCGACGGAATCAGAGGAAAAGATAACAACGAAGAAAGTCCACCACTTAAAGAAGAAGAAGCTTGCAAAGAcgaacattttaattttgattgtgCTTTTTGGGTTTATAAAGGACCAGAAA ATAATCCTGGTCCGAAAGGCGGACAAGGTGGAAATGGTAAAAGAGGTGGTAAGTCTGGAAATGGTGGTTCAGTAGCAGAAGTAAAGCTGTTTATTGTAAACATATCAGGGGAATTTTTCTTACGTCCAATTGCTGGAAAAGGAGCTCATCCTGCCGAGCACGGCCACGGAGGCAAAGGAGG GAATGGTGGACGTGGTGGGTGTGGTATTGTATGTTGGTGTCCAACTTATGGAATGTACCAGCTACGATCCCCACCCG ATCCTTGCGAAGGACGTGTTCAAGGAAAACCAGGAGATCCAGGACTAGATGGCTCTCTTTTATATCCAACTCCAGAATGG GGAAAAGATGGTATTAAGGAATACGCAAGCCTCAACAAAGTTGGTAAAATCCGTAAAATCGGCGTAAAATCCTGGTTCAAAGACGACATGGATCTTCTCCGAATTATTCAGCGTCGAGGGGAATCccagtttttacaaaataaaagaaagGAAGCTCACgaaatttttgctttcttaCAATCTGTCACAGATGAGGTTTCCGAGATCGGCCAGCAG gcatcattttttacgaacgCGATCACTCAGGGATTTGATTATTACGGAAACACTGAAAATTACGCCCCTGACTTAGATTGGTTCTTTCTTAGAGACCGAGTGGTGACGCTGTTGCGAAGTGGGACTAGATTTGAGCAAACTTACAATGAAATCAACAACAAG GTCGACCAACTTCAAAGAATGCAAAACATGAAGCGTTTCATCGTCAAGGAAACCGAAAGTGTTGTCGAGCTGCAACTCAAGCATAACAAAAATATGCTGAAAAATCGCCAACGGCTATTTTTAAATGCGCTGAAGTTGCTTGAGAGCAGAATGGAGATTTCAATGAATGAAATTGAAACAAGCGTTAAAAACACTATCGAGAAAAAG TCTGGACAACTTCCGTTTCGAACTATTATCGAATTCATATTTGCATTGGCCGGGTGTGCTTCAAACGCCTATGCTTCATTTCAAACCGGCGACATTTTAAGCATGCTTAAAACGGCGGAGTACGCTAAAAAG ACGATGGAAGTTctcataaaacaacaaaataaatgcaaagtGCCTACAATTGAAGAAGCCTTTGTAACACTGGAAAAAAG ATTAATCTTCGGTTACGAATACAAAGATCTTGGACCTGAAAACTTGGACTTTTCCAAGATGGACGTGTCAGCCGTTCCCGTGATCATGAAGAGCAACCTGGGgagaaacaaaagaaaacttgCCCAAGAATTATCTTGCTTGTTAAACGGGAACAATGACTTGAATATTCTAATTGAAGATTTTTTCGCTGATGCCGACTTGCGAATCACACAGATTGATCGACTCATGAACATCAACATTAAACTTCAG AGCATTTGGCATCAACTCAAAGCATTAAAAGAAACACAAGATGTTGTTCAGGCAGAGCTCGAGAGTGAAAGTAGCTCAGAGGCGTTGTCAGTCAAAATGCAATTTACCGATCTGCTATTCAG TTTATACCAACAACAGGAAGCTGAAATCATGAGTGCTTTATACGAGTTGTCGAAAGCTTATCAATTTGTCAGTTTGTGGAACTTTGACATCATGGGCAAATACGTTAACAGCTTTGGCGATCGG gtaaTGACCGATAACCTCGGTTCTCTCAATGGGATCTTTCATCTGCACAATATCTTCAAAACCATAGAAagtgaaagaaatttttttctccAAGCCATCGACTCAAGCTCCGGTCCAGCTTCACACACATTTAACGCCTTTTGGAGCTTCAACAAG GATACAGACCATGTTATATTTAAATCGCTAAATGAAAGTGACCAGTTTGTCATGAAACTAGAACTTGATCCGAACGACATCGAGTTTGCCCGATGTGTGAATTGCTACAACGGACGTTTAATTGCGATGTACATCGAATTAAGAAGTGGAGAATCTCAAGAAAAAGAAGTCCCTTCGAC TGTTTATGTCCGTGTGAATCATTTGGGCGATTCCAGCTTTCTCGTACCAGGCGGCGATGGAGCTGAAAATACAGTTGTTCGTTTGCAGCAGACCCCTCAAAGTGTCTCTGGTGGAAACGTTATGAACTTTGACCTAAATAAACCCATTGAATCAAAACTTGATCCTGCTTTAAAGGATACATTTAGCAAGCCT GGaaataaattttgtgaaaacgtGGACAAGCCAAGTGACTTCTTTGGCGGTTGTGCTTGTAAGAGTCCTTATGCAACTTACACGGTAGTAGTTCCCAAAGGAGACCACGACTGTAGTTTGGATCCCAATAATTGGATAGATGGACTAAACTGCAAAGGGCTCGACTTGGCAAA ATTTGATGCTGTCCACGTGTACGCACGTATCAAATCGTGGAGTAGCTACGTATCCCAAGATCATTTTGAATACAGCATGAGATCTCAACCCACACATCAACTTTGCGCTGTGTTTAAGATATGCCGCTTAATGTCTTTTGCTTAA
- the LOC143449583 gene encoding uncharacterized protein LOC143449583 isoform X2: MDIPPFTWFSAPAISEISKNKFSVLGRAIHLSQVHKLMQDATKGTFPIDQMTSSDDLFELTIRGDVVYVDNDVTFIGLRKIELFARKLISNGKFFIRFSAPKVCDEIDGLSCNFLSKASDGEDGKDGKSGIDSPNVDIYLHKLVGNVDVHVKASDGTAGQDGGDGIRGKDNNEESPPLKEEEACKDEHFNFDCAFWVYKGPENNPGPKGGQGGNGKRGGKSGNGGSVAEVKLFIVNISGEFFLRPIAGKGAHPAEHGHGGKGGNGGRGGCGIVCWCPTYGMYQLRSPPDPCEGRVQGKPGDPGLDGSLLYPTPEWGKDGIKEYASLNKVGKIRKIGVKSWFKDDMDLLRIIQRRGESQFLQNKRKEAHEIFAFLQSVTDEVSEIGQQASFFTNAITQGFDYYGNTENYAPDLDWFFLRDRVVTLLRSGTRFEQTYNEINNKVDQLQRMQNMKRFIVKETESVVELQLKHNKNMLKNRQRLFLNALKLLESRMEISMNEIETSVKNTIEKKSGQLPFRTIIEFIFALAGCASNAYASFQTGDILSMLKTAEYAKKTMEVLIKQQNKCKVPTIEEAFVTLEKRLIFGYEYKDLGPENLDFSKMDVSAVPVIMKSNLGRNKRKLAQELSCLLNGNNDLNILIEDFFADADLRITQIDRLMNINIKLQSIWHQLKALKETQDVVQAELESESSSEALSVKMQFTDLLFSLYQQQEAEIMSALYELSKAYQFVSLWNFDIMGKYVNSFGDRVMTDNLGSLNGIFHLHNIFKTIESERNFFLQAIDSSSGPASHTFNAFWSFNKDTDHVIFKSLNESDQFVMKLELDPNDIEFARCVNCYNGRLIAMYIELRSGESQEKEVPSTVYVRVNHLGDSSFLVPGGDGAENTVVRLQQTPQSVSGGNVMNFDLNKPIESKLDPALKDTFSKPGNKFCENVDKPSDFFGGCACKSPYATYTVVVPKGDHDCSLDPNNWIDGLNCKGLDLAKFDAVHVYARIKSWSSYVSQDHFEYSMRSQPTHQLCAVFKICRLMSFA, encoded by the exons ATGGACATTCCACCGTTTACGTGGTTTTCAGCTCCCGCGATATCAGAAAtctccaaaaacaagtttagtGTTTTGGGACGAGCAATTCATTTGAGCCAAGTGCATAAATTGATGCAAGATGCCACGAAAGG CACGTTTCCAATCGATCAAATGACGTCTAGCGATGATTTATTTGAATTGACAATCAGAGGTGACGTTGTTTATGTCGACAATGACGTCACGTTCATAGGTCTGCGGAAGATTGAACTATTCGCGCGAAAATTGATCTCGAAcggaaaatttttcatcaGATTTTCG gcTCCCAAGGTATGCGATGAAATCGATGGTTTGTCTTGTAATTTCTTAAGTAAAGCATCTGATGGAGAAGATGGCAAGGATGGAAAATCTGGCATTGATAGCCCTAATGTGGACATTTACCTTCATAAATTAGTTGGAAATGTCGATGTTCATGTCAAG GCATCTGATGGAACTGCAGGGCAAGATGGAGGCGACGGAATCAGAGGAAAAGATAACAACGAAGAAAGTCCACCACTTAAAGAAGAAGAAGCTTGCAAAGAcgaacattttaattttgattgtgCTTTTTGGGTTTATAAAGGACCAGAAA ATAATCCTGGTCCGAAAGGCGGACAAGGTGGAAATGGTAAAAGAGGTGGTAAGTCTGGAAATGGTGGTTCAGTAGCAGAAGTAAAGCTGTTTATTGTAAACATATCAGGGGAATTTTTCTTACGTCCAATTGCTGGAAAAGGAGCTCATCCTGCCGAGCACGGCCACGGAGGCAAAGGAGG GAATGGTGGACGTGGTGGGTGTGGTATTGTATGTTGGTGTCCAACTTATGGAATGTACCAGCTACGATCCCCACCCG ATCCTTGCGAAGGACGTGTTCAAGGAAAACCAGGAGATCCAGGACTAGATGGCTCTCTTTTATATCCAACTCCAGAATGG GGAAAAGATGGTATTAAGGAATACGCAAGCCTCAACAAAGTTGGTAAAATCCGTAAAATCGGCGTAAAATCCTGGTTCAAAGACGACATGGATCTTCTCCGAATTATTCAGCGTCGAGGGGAATCccagtttttacaaaataaaagaaagGAAGCTCACgaaatttttgctttcttaCAATCTGTCACAGATGAGGTTTCCGAGATCGGCCAGCAG gcatcattttttacgaacgCGATCACTCAGGGATTTGATTATTACGGAAACACTGAAAATTACGCCCCTGACTTAGATTGGTTCTTTCTTAGAGACCGAGTGGTGACGCTGTTGCGAAGTGGGACTAGATTTGAGCAAACTTACAATGAAATCAACAACAAG GTCGACCAACTTCAAAGAATGCAAAACATGAAGCGTTTCATCGTCAAGGAAACCGAAAGTGTTGTCGAGCTGCAACTCAAGCATAACAAAAATATGCTGAAAAATCGCCAACGGCTATTTTTAAATGCGCTGAAGTTGCTTGAGAGCAGAATGGAGATTTCAATGAATGAAATTGAAACAAGCGTTAAAAACACTATCGAGAAAAAG TCTGGACAACTTCCGTTTCGAACTATTATCGAATTCATATTTGCATTGGCCGGGTGTGCTTCAAACGCCTATGCTTCATTTCAAACCGGCGACATTTTAAGCATGCTTAAAACGGCGGAGTACGCTAAAAAG ACGATGGAAGTTctcataaaacaacaaaataaatgcaaagtGCCTACAATTGAAGAAGCCTTTGTAACACTGGAAAAAAG ATTAATCTTCGGTTACGAATACAAAGATCTTGGACCTGAAAACTTGGACTTTTCCAAGATGGACGTGTCAGCCGTTCCCGTGATCATGAAGAGCAACCTGGGgagaaacaaaagaaaacttgCCCAAGAATTATCTTGCTTGTTAAACGGGAACAATGACTTGAATATTCTAATTGAAGATTTTTTCGCTGATGCCGACTTGCGAATCACACAGATTGATCGACTCATGAACATCAACATTAAACTTCAG AGCATTTGGCATCAACTCAAAGCATTAAAAGAAACACAAGATGTTGTTCAGGCAGAGCTCGAGAGTGAAAGTAGCTCAGAGGCGTTGTCAGTCAAAATGCAATTTACCGATCTGCTATTCAG TTTATACCAACAACAGGAAGCTGAAATCATGAGTGCTTTATACGAGTTGTCGAAAGCTTATCAATTTGTCAGTTTGTGGAACTTTGACATCATGGGCAAATACGTTAACAGCTTTGGCGATCGG gtaaTGACCGATAACCTCGGTTCTCTCAATGGGATCTTTCATCTGCACAATATCTTCAAAACCATAGAAagtgaaagaaatttttttctccAAGCCATCGACTCAAGCTCCGGTCCAGCTTCACACACATTTAACGCCTTTTGGAGCTTCAACAAG GATACAGACCATGTTATATTTAAATCGCTAAATGAAAGTGACCAGTTTGTCATGAAACTAGAACTTGATCCGAACGACATCGAGTTTGCCCGATGTGTGAATTGCTACAACGGACGTTTAATTGCGATGTACATCGAATTAAGAAGTGGAGAATCTCAAGAAAAAGAAGTCCCTTCGAC TGTTTATGTCCGTGTGAATCATTTGGGCGATTCCAGCTTTCTCGTACCAGGCGGCGATGGAGCTGAAAATACAGTTGTTCGTTTGCAGCAGACCCCTCAAAGTGTCTCTGGTGGAAACGTTATGAACTTTGACCTAAATAAACCCATTGAATCAAAACTTGATCCTGCTTTAAAGGATACATTTAGCAAGCCT GGaaataaattttgtgaaaacgtGGACAAGCCAAGTGACTTCTTTGGCGGTTGTGCTTGTAAGAGTCCTTATGCAACTTACACGGTAGTAGTTCCCAAAGGAGACCACGACTGTAGTTTGGATCCCAATAATTGGATAGATGGACTAAACTGCAAAGGGCTCGACTTGGCAAA ATTTGATGCTGTCCACGTGTACGCACGTATCAAATCGTGGAGTAGCTACGTATCCCAAGATCATTTTGAATACAGCATGAGATCTCAACCCACACATCAACTTTGCGCTGTGTTTAAGATATGCCGCTTAATGTCTTTTGCTTAA
- the LOC143449584 gene encoding uncharacterized protein LOC143449584: MLLCKFGLVFLLVFTYQFRLSSQDIFGMWKQFMDMPGDKREEVVKHVWDQFQNAGKDNGKGAPDAVKEMWKKYEDSFPPCNKKDCKKLLSQMFSNKNSGYAEFSEKMKRSNPRVFSWARGPDDKTKTPFTFDVKVNSVDFVGFNYTVTRTDESKGWSDAKLYWAASLPESRTRYSTYYLRDDDKLGTAVVPSPAWFSTPSISAISENKFTVLGRDILMSQVHKLMQDVTNGKFPVKQTTSSEAPFELTIRGDCVYVDDDVSFPSLKKFAIYARKLLSNDKTLDLSASTVCDEIEETSCIYFEKASDGYDGHSGRNGIDSPLVNVYVHELVGDVKFFVRASDGTKGQDGGDGETGEDRTWESPALDPAKVCKNAMFGSAIENYGPTGGPGGDAMEAGMSGNGGSAPNITVYMEEVSGNFVLEKHSGGGAQPAQHGYGGKGGSGGKGGCGAVCTIHLPFQYFSPSQPQIDPCTLGRPGKTGDRGQDGFVLHEIPNWGKDGPAAYDTLTTIKSVKPWFQDDSDLLRLMQRHGHTLFLRNNRDESKEVFSFIKSVTDEDSEINQDVSFRIKAIAQGFDYYGNTKEHAPDLDWQYLYKRVMTLLEGGKTFENSYNTVKDKIENVEQVKDIVQSIVTESNRKAELQLKNERNEIESRKNLYVKALRKLEQRMTYSLGQSKTVIQKIKDEREKQHASEGADPFKAMEFMGTLVGFGKKIASKDVFGAVKSLKDIIDKFKQKGCKTPTMEQASATLEDRMKFGAAYNDLGPENLDFSKMDVSAVPVIMKSDLGRNKKKLADEISCMLGDGKLKSEKELNHLMENFFRDGQLRITQIDQLLNFNIKLKNIQYRLKVLKESQDAVDADLHKAKEKEAFSIKMQFTDLMFNLYQQQEAEIMTALYELSKAYQFVSLWNFDIMGKYVNNFGDKGMTDHLCSLNGMPFLENILQNLENDRNTFLRHVSSSAGPASHTFNAVWKFDKDNDPLVFQSLYEDGLFTVQLEVDPNDNRVAGCDNCYNGRLISMYIELIGESQAEGVPSTVYVRAVHLGDSNFLLPSNDGARKTIVTLRQTPGDTAGGNIMTFDFKNYVDSRVDPALEKLFDKEGSKFCENTNNQLDFFGKQSCKSAYATYTVVVPKGDHDCNLDPNDWVDGLNCDGLDLTKFNAVRVYTRIKSWSDYPTQSQAYNLILCQSQDQQCESL; encoded by the exons ATGCTGTTGTGCAAGTTTGGTTTGGTCTTTTTGCTGGTGTTTACATATCAGTTTAGATTGTCGTCGCAAG ATATATTTGGAATGTGGAAACAATTTATGGACATGCCGGGGGATAAAAGAGAAG AAGTTGTAAAACATGTGTGGGACCAATTTCAGAATGCTGGCAAGGATAACGGCAAAG GTGCGCCAGACGCGGTGAAAGAAATGTGGAAGAAGTATGAGGATTCCTTTCCGCCGTGTAATAAAAAAG ATTGCAAGAAGCTTCTTTCTCAAATGTTTTCCAATAAAAACTCTGGTTACGCCGAGTTCAGTGAGAAGATGAAGAGATCAAATCCAAGAGTTTTCTCCTGGGCAAGAGGACCGGACGATAAAACCAAAAc ACCTTTCACTTTTGACGTGAAAGTTAACAGCGTTGACTTTGTTGGCTTTAATTATACCGTCACTCGTACTGATGAGTCTAAAGGATGGTCGGATGCTAAATTGTACTGGGCGGCAAGTCTTCCAG aatCAAGGACCCGCTATAGCACATATTATTTGCGGGATGATGACAAACTTGGTACTGCTGTCGTTCCTTCGCCTGCTTGGTTTTCAACTCCCAGTATTTCGGCAATTTCGGAAAACAAGTTTACAGTATTGGGGAGAGATATATTAATGAGCCAAGTGCATAAACTGATGCAAGACGTCACAAACGG GAAGTTTCCAGTTAAACAAACAACGTCCAGCGAGGCTCCGTTTGAGTTGACGATTAGAGGCGACTGTGTTTACGTAGATGATGACGTCAGTTTCCCAAGCCTTAAGAAGTTTGCAATTTACGCGCGAAAGTTATTGTCTAACGACAAGACGCTCGACCTTTCG GCTTCAACAGTTTGCGATGAAATTGAAGAAACATCTTGTATCTATTTCGAAAAAGCATCGGATGGGTATGATGGACACTCAGGAAGAAACGGTATTGACAGTCCTTTGGTGAATGTCTACGTGCACGAATTGGTCGGAGATGTGAAATTTTTCGTGCGG gCATCGGACGGAACCAAAGGGCAAGATGGTGGTGACGGTGAGACAGGAGAAGATCGGACCTGGGAAAGTCCCGCGTTGGACCCAGCAAAAGTCTGCAAAAACGCTATGTTTGGATCAGCAATCG aaaattACGGTCCCACTGGAGGGCCTGGCGGGGATGCAATGGAAGCAGGTATGTCCGGGAATGGCGGTTCTGCTCCCAACATAACAGTTTACATGGAGGAAGTATCGGGAAACTTTGTTCTCGAAAAGCATTCAGGGGGAGGAGCGCAACCAGCCCAACACGGCTATGGTGGCAAAGGAGG GAGCGGGGGGAAAGGCGGCTGTGGTGCAGTCTGTACAATTCATCTTCCATTTCAGTATTTTTCCCCATCTCAACCTCAGATCGATCCCTGTACCTTGGGCAGGCCAGGAAAAACCGGTGATCGGGGTCAAGATGGATTCGTTTTACATGAAATTCCTAATTGG GGAAAAGATGGCCCCGCCGCATACGACACTCTCACAACAATAAAGAGCGTCAAACCTTGGTTCCAAGATGACTCGGATCTTCTTCGGCTTATGCAGCGTCATGGACATACATTGTTTTTACGAAATAACCGCGATGAATCCAAGGAGGTgttttcatttataaaatcGGTTACAGATGAAGACTCTGAGATCAATCAAGAC gtTTCTTTCCGAATCAAAGCAATCGCTCAAGGGTTTGATTATTACGGAAACACCAAAGAACACGCTCCTGATTTGGATTGGCAGTACCTATATAAACGAGTAATGACATTACTGGAAGGTGGAAAGACATTTGAAAACTCGTACAACACAGTCAAAGATAAG ATTGAAAACGTCGAGCAAGTGAAAGATATCGTGCAATCTATTGTCACTGAGAGCAACCGCAAAGCTGAATTGCAGCTGAAGAACGAAAGAAATGAAATAGAGAGTCGCAAAAATTTGTACGTTAAAGCATTGAGAAAACTGGAACAACGAATGACATATTCACTAGGACAAAGCAAGACAGTCatccaaaaaattaaagatgAAAGG GAGAAACAACATGCTTCTGAAGGGGCTGACCCTTTCAAAGCAATGGAATTTATGGGCACATTAGTAGGCTTTGGAAAAAAGATTGCTAGTAAAGATGTATTCGGTGCAGTGAAATCTCTCAAAGAC ATAATtgacaaatttaaacaaaaaggaTGCAAAACGCCTACCATGGAACAAGCCAGTGCCACACTGGAGGACAG GATGAAGTTCGGTGCCGCCTACAACGATCTTGGACCCGAGAACTTGGATTTCTCAAAGATGGACGTTTCAGCTGTTCCCGTCATCATGAAGAGTGATCTaggaagaaacaaaaaaaaattagcagATGAAATCTCTTGTATGCTCGGAGACGGAAAGTTGAAATCG gaaaaagaattaaaccatttaatggaaaattttttCCGTGATGGCCAACTCCGAATTACTCAGATTGACCAACTTTTGAATTTCAACATAAAACTTAAG AACATTCAGTATCgcttgaaagttttaaaagaatCTCAAGATGCCGTTGATGCTGACCTACataaagcaaaagaaaaagaagcaTTTTCGATCAAGATGCAATTTACCGATCTTATGTTTAA TCTTTACCAGCAACAAGAAGCTGAAATCATGACTGCCTTATACGAGTTGTCGAAGGCTTATCAATTTGTCAGTTTGTGGAACTTTGACATCATGGGCAAATACGTGAACAACTTTGGCGATAAG GGTATGACAGACCATCTTTGTTCCCTGAATGGAATGCCTTTCCTGGAAAACATCTTACAAAATCTAGAAAATGACAGGAATACTTTTCTCAGACACGTTTCTTCTAGCGCCGGTCCAGCTTCGCACACTTTCAACGCGGTTTGGAAATTCGACAAG GACAATGATCCTCTTGTTTTCCAATCACTTTATGAAGATGGCCTGTTCACCGTACAACTTGAAGTTGATCCAAATGACAACAGAGTTGCCGGCTGCGACAATTGTTACAACGGTAGACTGATCTCTATGTACATTGAACTAATCGGAGAGTCTCAAGCTGAAGGAGTGCCTTCCAC GGTGTATGTCCGAGCGGTGCACTTGGGCGATTCAAACTTTCTTTTACCGAGCAACGATGGAGCGAGGAAGACAATTGTGACGTTAAGACAAACACCGGGAGACACCGCTGGCGGGAACATAATGACGTTTGACTTCAAAAATTATGTTGATTCAAGAGTTGATCCCGCTTTGGAGAAACTGTTTGACAAAGAG GGAAGCAAGTTCTGCGAAAACACCAACAACCAACTTGATTTTTTCGGCAAACAATCGTGTAAGAGCGCATACGCGACTTACACTGTGGTAGTTCCCAAAGGAGACCACGACTGTAATTTGGATCCTAATGATTGGGTGGATGGATTAAATTGCGACGGGCTCGATCTGACAAA GTTTAATGCTGTTCGAGTGTACACCCGAATAAAATCATGGAGTGACTATCCGACGCAAAGCCAAGCCTACAACCTGATCTTGTGTCAGTCACAGGATCAACAATGCGAATCGTTGTGA